A genomic region of Salvelinus alpinus chromosome 12, SLU_Salpinus.1, whole genome shotgun sequence contains the following coding sequences:
- the LOC139536267 gene encoding P2Y purinoceptor 1-like yields MCLISFPSGRHRFIFYSLCLNFTLIKKTGKMSDDNSTHDLNMTACEGINLRFTHRFLPAVFMLVFVVGTFANFCGLKTVCTSWKKIGSINIFILNLGIADLLYLFTLPFLVVYYALNSKWIFGQTFCKITRFCFNLNLYGSIGFLTCISIYRYLGIVHPMKVMGKIHTRHSVAISFLVWILVFIQILPDMFFDKTAQNSSYSCYDSTADDFIKDYLPYSIGWTITGFVIPLLIILACYGHIVVVLATKANVNTLLKQRCLKLVIILTVLFSICFIPYHVLRNLNLKIRILKMEGTCKASFDDIYVAHQISRGLVCMNSAINPLIYLVGNDDFIMRFHNLSKQARMSLVQWTGAVIYRNTPEADPATEES; encoded by the coding sequence ATGTGTTTGATTTCATTCCCTTCTGGGCGTCATCGATTCATATTCTATAGCTTGTGTTTAAACTTCACTTTGATCAAAAAGACGGGGAAAATGTCAGATGACAACAGCACACACGATCTCAACATGACCGCATGTGAAGGAATTAACCTTCGTTTTACGCACAGATTTTTACCTGCTGTGTTCATGCTGGTGTTTGTCGTCGGGACATTTGCAAACTTCTGTGGGTTAAAAACTGTTTGTACAAGCTGGAAGAAAATTGGGAGTATAAACATATTCATTCTCAACCTTGGAATAGCTGACTTGCTGTACTTATTTACCTTACCATTTTTGGTTGTCTATTACGCGCTAAACAGTAAATGGATATTTGGACAAACATTCTGCAAGATCACCAGATTCTGCTTCAATTTGAATCTCTATGGCAGCATTGGGTTCCTGACATGCATTAGTATCTATCGATACCTCGGTATTGTGCACCCAATGAAAGTGATGGGAAAAATCCACACTCGCCACTCCGTGGCAATAAGTTTTCTTGTCTGGATTTTGGTTTTCATTCAGATACTTCCTGATATGTTCTTTGACAAGACAGCGCAAAATTCCTCATATTCGTGCTATGACTCGACAGCCGACGACTTTATCAAGGATTACCTTCCGTACAGTATTGGCTGGACCATTACCGGATTCGTTATACCATTACTGATCATTCTGGCTTGCTATGGACATATAGTAGTGGTCCTTGCCACCAAAGCCAatgtcaatactttgttgaaacaaCGATGTCTAAAACTAGTCATCATCTTGACTGTGTTGTTCTCAATTTGCTTTATCCCTTACCATGTTTTGAGAAATCTAAATTTGAAAATAAGGATTTTGAAAATGGAAGGCACCTGCAAAGCAAGCTTCGATGATATTTATGTTGCTCATCAAATCAGCCGCGGTCTGGTTTGCATGAATAGCGCAATCAATCCGTTAATTTACTTAGTTGGAAATGATGATTTCATCATGCGTTTTCATAATCTCAGCAAACAAGCCAGGATGTCTCTTGTTCAATGGACTGGTGCTGTGATTTACCGCAATACACCTGAGGCAGATCCAGCAACAGAAGAATCTTAA